A stretch of the Perca flavescens isolate YP-PL-M2 chromosome 3, PFLA_1.0, whole genome shotgun sequence genome encodes the following:
- the mrps22 gene encoding small ribosomal subunit protein mS22, translated as MAALGTARCLFRTYSRMKNVQKSKQILVRCSVRTLCSGTQDNALLDKTKPQFTDPAVQDILTRITGLDLQKVFRPIKQELKPPTYKLMTDEQLAQAVELATEQAKKLLQMPPVLPERKPINDMLSEDKILDGMDTAKYVFTDITYNIPHRERFIVVREPNGTLRKAKWEERDRLIQVYFPKDGRKLSAPLIFKEENLKMVFSQDRHEDVLDLCLVQFEPDSSDYIRVHAATYEDLDKHGKYELLRSTRHFGGMAWYLLSARRVDGLIVDMLKKELFHDAVSLVSLFHMVHPHSESAQEAASQQATGADLLKIYAQKESQRAGYIELALQAYQQMAAKSSAASLAHS; from the exons ATGGCGGCGCTCGGTACAGCACGGTGCTTATTTCGGACCTACTCTCGGATGAAAAATGTTCAAAAGAGCAAGCAAATACTGGTCAGATGTAGCGTCAGGACTCTTTGTAGCGGAACACAAGATAACG CCCTCTTAGACAAAACAAAACCCCAGTTCACAGATCCAGCTGTGCAGGACATCCTCACCAGGATAACAGGCCTGGACCTGCAGAAAGTGTTCCGACCCATTAAACAGGAGCTGAAGCCGCCCACATATAAACTCATGACTGATGAGCAACTGGCGCAG GCAGTTGAGTTAGCCACAGAGCAGGCTAAGAAGTTGCTGCAGATGCCCCCCGTTCTCCCAGAGAGGAAACCCATTAACGATATGCTGTCTGAGGACAAGATCCTCGATGGCATGGACACAGCCAAATACGTCTTCACAGACATCACCTACAACATCCCACACAGG GAGAGGTTCATTGTTGTACGGGAGCCCAACGGGACCCTTAGAAAGGCGaaatgggaggagagagacCGGCTCATTCAGGTCTACTTCCCCAAGGACGGACGCAAACTCTCTGCACCTCTCATCTTCAAGGAGGAGAACCTCAAG ATGGTGTTTTCCCAGGACCGTCATGAGGATGTGTTGGACCTGTGTCTGGTCCAATTTGAACCAGACTCCTCAGACTACATCAGG GTACATGCAGCCACCTATGAGGACCTGGACAAGCACGGCAAATATGAGCTGCTGCGCTCTACCAGACATTTTGGAGGCATGGCCTGGTACCTGCTCAGCGCTCGAAGGGTGGACGGGCTTATAGTGGACATGCTGAAGAAAGagct gttccACGATGCGGTGAGCCTAGTGTCTCTGTTCCACATGGTCCACCCTCATAGCGAGTCAGCACAGGAAGCTGCCAGCCAGCAGGCCACTGGCGCCGACCTGCTAAAG ATCTATGCCCAAAAGGAGTCCCAGAGGGCGGGCTACATCGAGCTGGCCCTGCAGGCGTATCAACAGATGGCTGCTAAGAGCTCTGCTGCCTCACTGGCCCACTCTTAG